The nucleotide window AATGGATAACTTTGGTAATTTTAAATAATCGATAGTCTTCTGATTTTTTCTTCGTGTTTTATAAATAAATTTCAAATTTATATTTCGAAAATTCTTGCCTATCGCCTGTTTTGACGATGTCGGATCACGTCCTTCAAGCTTCTTTCAAGTGTAGGTCAAGAATTGAAGGCTACAGGTGACAGCCCAGCAGGCAGCATCGACCAAGTTTGACCACTTGGGATGCTGGCGGTGCATTGTACTGCCCAGCAATTGTCCTGCGGTTGAAAGGCAGGAAAGCAGGCTATTCCACTTGTGATGGGGTACGACTTTTGCGTGTTTAAAATTTTGCCGCGATTTTGACTTGATGCCGACCCATATGGTGACGATGGCCAGGCTTCTCTTCCTGAGAGCCTGCCGGCATTCAATACCAGGAGTTTCAGAATGCGTTTTTCTAGATTTGGTTTTGCTGTGGCCGCTGTTCTTTGTGCAGGAACGGCTCTGGCCTCCGAGAACACGCCAACTGTCGAAATTGGGACACTTAATTGTCTGGTGGAGGGAGAGCACAATTTCATCGTTGGTTCTTCAGCTACGCTCGGCTGTAGCTTCAAACCTGCCGATGGCGGAACGGTCGAATACTACAAGGGTAAAGTGCGGGACTATGGCCTCGATATCGGAACTACCAAGGAAGCCAACCTTGTTTGGGGCGTCCTAGCACCCTCTGCGGATCGCAAGCCGGGCTTGTTGGCGGGGACCTATGGCGGTTTGACCGCAGGCGCGAGCCTGGGGGCAGGCATCAAAGCCAATGCTCTTATCGGGGGGCTTGACCGGTCAATTGCGCTGAATCCCTTCAGCCTGGAAAGTCAAACGGGCACCAATTTGACCATCGGTGTCAGCAAGATGACGCTCGAACCCATAAACTGAACCGAAAGGCGAAGCCCGTTTCCGACTGGAACGGGCTTTGCGCTCACTTGTCTTACCAATTTTCGTTTGGCCGGT belongs to Roseibium porphyridii and includes:
- a CDS encoding DUF992 domain-containing protein encodes the protein MRFSRFGFAVAAVLCAGTALASENTPTVEIGTLNCLVEGEHNFIVGSSATLGCSFKPADGGTVEYYKGKVRDYGLDIGTTKEANLVWGVLAPSADRKPGLLAGTYGGLTAGASLGAGIKANALIGGLDRSIALNPFSLESQTGTNLTIGVSKMTLEPIN